Part of the Zea mays cultivar B73 chromosome 4, Zm-B73-REFERENCE-NAM-5.0, whole genome shotgun sequence genome is shown below.
CAAAAAATTTGGTGGAGCTAGTAGAGCAGGTCATTAGATACTCTAGAAAATCGTGAAGCTGAAGCTGTAAGCCTTTAGAAGACATTTAGATAAGtcattttgtttattatttatattaaaaatatttttaaaattatttaaattgatattatGTGTTCTAGAAAATCATGGAGCTAGAGCTAAAACTTGGAGCCATCCTTGCTCCTGAGTGTAGTAGAGCCATTCTAAACACGTCCTTAGATCTCTGCCGCCCTTAAGACCAGCTCTTACGGTCTCCCTAATCCTCCCCACATCCGGTTGGTTTTTGGTGAGAAACCCCTTCAACAATCTCCCACACCTCACCGCACATGCGGGGACTTCTAATTTTCTCTGACACTTTAATTACTCCATTTTGTGATATTAACCTTTTTTAAATACCGTAACTTCATGATAATGTGTATTATTGTAGTATAAGTAGTCAATAATTTTTAAACTTTAAAAACTAATAAAAAATATCAAAGAATTGAATTATATTATAAGGGGAGTTGGATAGAGTGAGTGGTTGGAGACGTTCTGGATGTGGATGGAGTATATTTTGAGATGATGTAATAAAATATGATAGAAATGTGATGGAATGGTTGGAGATGGTGTTAAATGTAGCTTTTAAAAGTTGAGATATAAGATAAAATAATTTTAAATATAAAAAGGAAAAGATAGCATGGCTGCTGCCTTCTTCACTGGGCCGAAATAGATCAGACCGGACAACAGAGAGAGGGGCCTCCTTCAACTCCGGGCTAGGTCCACCGCCGGAGAAAACGGGACTGTGTCTGTGTCGGCTGGCTGACCAGAACACTTGAGCAGACTAGCAAGGCCTTCAGACCGGGAGGGCTCCCTGTCCTGTCCCCCGCGCCGCCGCGGATGGCCGGAGCCACCACGCCGGCATCAGGCGCCCTCGTCAGGCTCTGCCTGCCTTCGCTCCTCCTCTTTCTGTACCGGTAAGAGGTGCCTGTTTTGTTTCTACCACCACTCCTGCGCAGCTGCTCTGCTGAACTTTGGGTTCCTGGCTATTGCTCCCACTGCATTCCATCCAGCGTCCAGAAACATGCTAGACTAGTACTAGGATGCTTGCTTCGGAACATCTGAGCAAGGTTTCGGCCGCCCGTTTGGTCATATCAACAACAAGCATGCCTACTTGCTCGTGGACCTAACTATGCACACAGTGATTCTTCAATCGAGTCGACGTACATAAATCTTAATTCTGGATCAGTCAAAGTAGATCTTATTTTGGGGCCGCATTTTGGGGTGCGTTGTATGCTGTAGCTGTACAAGCCTACAAAGCTGCAAGGCTCGTGTAAGCTATGCATAGGCTTGCAAGTGATGTTGGATTTTGGAATGCTATCAATTCAGGTGCTGCAGATGTGAGGCTGTTGAGATGGAGAGAACCCTTGCGATGATCAAGCCCGATGGTTTGTCAGGTAAGTACACAGAAGCAATCAAGGAGGTCATCTTGGATTCTGGATTTCATATCGTCAAAGAAACCGAGGTCCAGCTTGATGCTGAGAGGGCATCTGTCTTCTATGCGGAGCATTCCCAGAGAAGCTTCTTTGACAGCCTAGTCAAGTACATAACAAGGTATTATTGTTGTTGGAAAGGCTCGTGTCTCTTAAGTTTCTTGCATAATGCTTCTAGTCTATGCAGCAGCCTTCAGACGCT
Proteins encoded:
- the LOC100282166 gene encoding nucleoside diphosphate kinase isoform X1, whose product is MAGATTPASGALVRLCLPSLLLFLYRCCRCEAVEMERTLAMIKPDGLSGKYTEAIKEVILDSGFHIVKETEVQLDAERASVFYAEHSQRSFFDSLVKYITSGPVLAMVLERPDAVAQWRTLIGPTDAKKAKTSHPNSTLCHFSIRAMCGLDSEKNCVHGSDSPESADREISFFFGEAESVTVEHDEL
- the LOC100282166 gene encoding nucleoside diphosphate kinase isoform X2, translating into MAGATTPASGALVRLCLPSLLLFLYRCCRCEAVEMERTLAMIKPDGLSGKYTEAIKEVILDSGFHIVKETEVQLDAERASVFYAEHSQRSFFDSLVKYITSGPVLAMVLERPDAVAQWRTLIGPTDAKKAKTSHPNSIRAMCGLDSEKNCVHGSDSPESADREISFFFGEAESVTVEHDEL